A stretch of DNA from Streptomyces xanthii:
GTGCCCCAGTCGTCCAGCGCCTTCTGCCAGGTCGCCGGGGTGCCCGGAACGCCCACCGACAGACCGGAGTTGACGACCTCGTCGAAGGGGAGCGGCTTGCCGGTCGCCGGGTCCAGGAATGCGTCCGGCCGCATCCGCGCCGGCCCCGTCTCCCGTCCGTCGATCGTCTTCACGGTCCGGCTCGCGGCGTCGTAGTACACGAAGTAGCCGCCGCCCCCGATGCCCGCCGAGTACGGCTCGACGACCCCGAGCGCGGCGGCGGTGGCGACCGCCGCGTCGACGGCGTTGCCGCCCTTGCGGAGCACGTCGAGACCGGCCTGAGAGGCGTACGGGTTGACGCTGGACACCGCGCCGCCGCTGCCGGTGGCGACAGCCTGCTTGGCGGGCGGGCTCGCTTCGGGCCGGCCGGTGCCGGCACTCGCGGGGGGACCGCTCAGGACGGGAAGCAGGAGCGCGGCCGCGCAGGCGGCGGCGCCCGCGCTGTGACGGACAGCCATCATCAGTGAAGCCTCCGAAGATCAACGGCGAGGGAACCGCCGCCGACCCTGACAGCGTCCGGCCAGGTCAGCAACGAGGCGCGAGAAGATTTGCGTGAGATCTGAGGTTCCTGACGAGTAGCACGACCGGACCCGACTCGACCCGACCGGACCTGAATCGGCCTGACCCGGCCTGAATCGGCCCGACCCGGCTCGACTCGGCCCGGGTCAGTCGCGCAGCTGTGCCGGCGCCTGCTGTGCGGGCAGGGCCGGTTCCCCGTAGGAGGTCAGGGGCGTGCCCTCCGGATAGCGGGCGCAGGAGGAGTACGCGGCGACCTGGAGCCGGTCGCGCGGATACGACTGGATCTGGATCTGGTCGTCGTCCCCGCCGCCGGGCGGCCGCAGCCGCATGAAGGGCCGGGTGCCGTCCTGGTCGTACTCGACGACCTCCCAGCCTCGGGGTTCCAGCCGCTTCTGGACGCGCCGGAGCCCCGCGGCGGCGTCCGCCGGCGACACCCCGGTGAGCGCCCATTCGCTGTGCACCGTGACCACGCCGTCGGCGCTGGGAGGGGAGTCGGCGAGCTGGTCGGAGAAGTGCCGCAGCCCGCGCGGACGACAGCTGCTGCCGTACGCCTCCACGGCCCGGCCGGGCCACGCGCGGTCGAGCCCGGCGTCCGGCAGGGCGAGCGCGTCGTAGACGTCCTGCGTCCGCTCGTCGATCCGGCTCGCCGTCACGGCGGGATCGGCGACGGGGTACGGCTCCCCGTTCCACACCGTGTCCACGGCCTGCGTCAGCCACATCCACCGGACGACGAGCCAGGCGACGCCGAGCGGCACGACGACCCAGACGAAGGCTCTGCCGCGGCTCACGCCCCCAACACCTGCATGACGACGAAGAGGACCACCAGAACCCCGAAGCCCACCGCGGCGGCGCGGGTGCCGCCCTTGGGCAGGAAGATCGCGAGGACCGTGCCGAGGGTGACGAGCGGTACGACGCCCTGCGCGAGGACGAGGAGCGTGTCGCCGCCCCGGACGTCACCCACGCCGTCCTGGCAGGTGGAGCAGGAAATGGCGAGCAGCGGCCCGAGAACCCCGATCACGAGCCCGGCGAACATCACCGTCACGGCGAGCACGCAGAACCAGATCCAGTCCCCGAAGCCCCGCCGCGCGTTCGTTCCGTTCGTGCCGCGAGTCATGCCGTGAGGCTACGAACCGGTGGCCCGGGCGGGCATCCGCGCGGGTACTCAGATCCCCGATGGCGGTCTGAGTCTCCCGCACAGGCATCGCTACTCGGAATGCTGGGCGTACGAGGGCCACTTGCCGTCGTTGAACTGTGCGGCCCAGTAGTGGGGCTGCAGTTCGGCCAGTGTCCGGCCCTCCCACCGGGTCGGATCGTCCGCGCGCGGCACGGCGACCTCCACTTCGGGCCCCCAGAGCGCGAGCCGCTCCTGACACACCCCGCAGGGCGGCAGGATCAGCACCCGCCCGTGCTCCAGGTCCCGGCAGACACAGACGGAGGCGGTGACGGCCCGCTCCAGGGTGTAGGCCTGGACGAAGGCGCCGGTCTCCTGGCAGAGGGCGACGGACCCGTGCATGTTGTCGAGCCCGACGCTGGTGAGGATCCCGCCGTCGGTCACCCGTACGGCGGCGGCGCCACCGGGCTCCCCGGCGGGCCAGCGCCGATCCATGAGCGCGAGCGCGGCGTCGACCAGTTCCTGATCAAGTCCCATGAGGGGAGTCTGCCAGCCCCCGCCCAACTCCCGGCCCCCGTAGGCGGAATGAGCCCATGGACGCTGGGCGGGCCGGGAGCGCGGGGCTCCTGAGCGGCGGTCTGTCGTAGCCCGTGGTTACGCTGCGGGCATGAACGCGATGTGGGATGCCTTGGCCGCGACGCCCCTTCCGGAGGTGCGGCGGCGGGCTGCCGTGATGGACGAGCTCGCCGAGGTCGCGCCGGTGGCGGTGGCCGGTGCGCAGCGGCTGGCCTGGAACGACGGGGGCGGGCAGTCCGCTGTCTGGTACTTCACGGAGGACGGCCGCGCGCTGCTGCTGACCTTCGACCACGAGACCGAGCTGAACCTGTATGCCGAGGAGGACTACGCCCTTCAGGAGTCGTTCTACGAGGGCGTCCCCGAGGACCTTGTCGCCCTGGTCCGCGACCGGCCCGAGAACTACGAGTCGCTGAACCTGACGGACGCCGCGACCGGGCGGAGCATTCACTACGCGGGCGGCGTCTTCTGGTTCGACGGCACGCGCTGGTATGTGGCCGACGGGCTGGCGAAGCACTGCCAGGGCGAGGGCCTGGACCTCTTGGCCGAGTCCGGCTTCGACTACTGCCTGGACGACTACCTCTTCGGCCAGGATTTCACCCCGGAGGCCGTCCTGGCGCACCGGGACGAGGACGGGCAGTACGAGGACGAGAAGGAGAAGGAAGCGGATCTGGTCGAGCTGCGGGAGGTCTTCGGCCGGCACGGCTAGCCGGTCGGGTTGGCCATGCGCCGATCCGCGACGGCCGGCCGCACCGTCGCGGATCGTGGGGGACAGGGCGCCCTAGCGGCGGGTCAGGACCTCCGCGATGCGGGAGAAGCCGTCCGCGCCGTGGCCCAGTGCCACCGTGCGGCGGGCCAGACCCTCGGCGGCGCGCATCACGCCCGTGTCGATGCCGTGGGCCTCGGCGGCGTGCACGACGTGGGCCATCGTCGACACCGCGGAGGTGAGCGGATTGCCCTCGCCCGAGTAGCCGCCGTCCTCGATGTCCTCGGCCGTCTCCTGGAAGAGCGCCGGCAGGATCGCGCCGATGCCCTGGGCGAACGGGGCGAGTTCGCGCGGCGAGACGCCCTCCGCCCGCGCCAGGGCCAGCGCGTGCATGTACCCGGTCATCGAGGTCCAGAAGACGTCGAGCAGCGCGATGTCGTAGGCCGCGGCGCGGCCGATGTCCTCGCCGAGGTGGGTGTGGGTGCCGCCGAGCGCGCCGAGCACGTCCCGGTTCTCGCCGTAGAGCTCCTCGTCGCCGCTGAGGAGCAGGACCGCGTGCGGTGTGCCGATCGTCGGCGTCGGGGTCATGACGGCGCCGTCGAGATAGCGGATGCCGTGTTCACCGGCCCAGCGACCGGTGTCCCTGGCCCGGTCCGGGGTGTCGGCGGTCAGGTTCACCAGGGTGCGGCCCTTGAGCGCGGCGGTGACGGCGTCCTGGCGCAGCACCGCGTCCGTGGCGTCGTAGTTCACGAGGCTCACCACGGTCAGCGGACTCGCCGCGACCGCCTCCGCGGCGCTCGCCGCACCGATCGCCCCGCGCTCGACGAGTTCGCGGTCACGGCCCGGGGTGCGGTTCCACACGGTGGTGCGCACCCCGGCGTCAACGAACGCGCCGGCCAGCGCGCGGCCCATCGGACCCAGCCCGATCACCGTGACGGCGGCCGGGGAGCGCCCGGGCGTGGACTCAGGGGAAGAAGACATGACGGAACTCCCTTGTACGTAGGGTGAGAAGAGGTAAAGCGGCAACGGTGAGCAGGGCAGGGCGGAACAACTGGCGGGGAGGAGCGCGGAGATGACACGCGTCCGGATCGACGATCCCGGTGTCTGCGGGGTGGCCGTGGCGGTCGCCGCCATCGACGGCAAGTGGAAGACGCTGCTGCTGTGGCTGCTCGAGGGCGGCCCGCGCCGGCCGGGCGAGCTGCGCCGGGAGATCCCGCGGATCAGCGAGAAGGTGCTGACGCAGACCCTGCGCGAGATGGAGTCGGACGGGCTCGTCCACCGCGAGGTGTACGACGTGGTGCCTCCGAAGACCGTCTACTCGCTCACCGAGTCCGGCCTCGAACTCTCCAGGGCGCTGGCGCCCCTGTCCGACTGGGGCCACCGCCGCCTGGACCGGCTCACCGCCGACCACCCGGCGCCCTGACCCCGGCTGTCCTCCTCCCCGCCGGCGTTTCCCCCGGTGTTTCCGCCCTCGTTCCCGGCCGGGATCAGGCTCTCCCGGCGAGGCGGGAGGCGACAAGTACCCACAAAAAGGTGGGTGCCGATTCCTGCCGATTTGCGCAACCGTCGGCCCCGGGGCAACCGTCTAAGAGAGTGACCCCTTGCCGTCGGGGTCGGTCACTTCGAGTGATGGAGGCGTACATGCCATGTTCCGCTCCTCATCTCCCTCGTCCCGCCTTCCGGCCCGCCTCCCCGCCCGCGTCACGGCCGTCACGCTGACCGCAGTCCTCGCCGGACTGGGAGCGGCAGGAACCGCGTCGAGCAGTCCGAAAGCCGCGGCCCCGGCCTCGGGCAGCCTGCGGACCTGCGCACTGGGGGACCTCTACCTCTCCATGGGACGCAAGGAAGGCGCGGCGGGCTCGCTCTACTGGACCATCCGGTTCACGAACACCAGCACCACCAGCTGCACCCTGCGCGGCTACCCGGGCGTCAGCGCCCTCGACACCGCCCACCGCCAGATCGGCCCGGCCGCCCACCGCACCGGCGAGCACGCCTCCACCGTCAGGCTGGCCCCCGCCCACTCCGCCTCCGCGGTGATCCGCACCACGAACGGCCCCCTCGGCGGCCCCTGCCTGCGCACCGGCAGCTACCTGCGCGTCTACCCGCCGGGCTCCTACCACGCGGACCTCGTCCCGGCCCGCTGGACCATCTGCTCGCACCTCTTCGACGTCAGCCCGATCAAGACCTAGAGGCTTGGCCCCGCGCATGTCGTCGTGGCCCGGTGACGCGCTCCGGGCCACGACGTCCTGCCTGCCGGCGGGGATCAGCTGCGCCTGTCAGCGGGAATCAGCTGCGCGTGATCTCCACCGTCGCCTCCGCGGAGGAGGCCGTGTGCCAGCGGTCGCCCCCGTACGTCACGACGTAGCGGACCTCGCCGGGCTTGGCCGGGGTGTCGGTCGCCGTGAAGGTGCCGTCGGCCGCCACCGGTACGGAGCCCAGGGAGACGCCCTCAGGGTCGGCGGCGTCGTGACGGGTGACCGTGACCGTCGTTCCGGGAGCGATTCCGGGGCTCAGCGTGCCGGTGAGGGTGAGCGTCCGGCCCTTCCTGCTGGTCGCCGGAGCGACGAGGTCGAGGGTCGTCTGCACCGGCGTGGTGACCGGGAGGGAGTGGAACCGGAGCCCCATGACCCCGCTCTCGTTCGTCACGGCGAAGAGCCGGCTCCCGTCCGGCGCCCAGGCCAGGCCCCGGACCACCGGGGTCTGCGTGGCGGCGCCC
This window harbors:
- a CDS encoding cytidine deaminase, giving the protein MGLDQELVDAALALMDRRWPAGEPGGAAAVRVTDGGILTSVGLDNMHGSVALCQETGAFVQAYTLERAVTASVCVCRDLEHGRVLILPPCGVCQERLALWGPEVEVAVPRADDPTRWEGRTLAELQPHYWAAQFNDGKWPSYAQHSE
- a CDS encoding NAD(P)-dependent oxidoreductase, which codes for MSSSPESTPGRSPAAVTVIGLGPMGRALAGAFVDAGVRTTVWNRTPGRDRELVERGAIGAASAAEAVAASPLTVVSLVNYDATDAVLRQDAVTAALKGRTLVNLTADTPDRARDTGRWAGEHGIRYLDGAVMTPTPTIGTPHAVLLLSGDEELYGENRDVLGALGGTHTHLGEDIGRAAAYDIALLDVFWTSMTGYMHALALARAEGVSPRELAPFAQGIGAILPALFQETAEDIEDGGYSGEGNPLTSAVSTMAHVVHAAEAHGIDTGVMRAAEGLARRTVALGHGADGFSRIAEVLTRR
- a CDS encoding winged helix-turn-helix transcriptional regulator, encoding MTRVRIDDPGVCGVAVAVAAIDGKWKTLLLWLLEGGPRRPGELRREIPRISEKVLTQTLREMESDGLVHREVYDVVPPKTVYSLTESGLELSRALAPLSDWGHRRLDRLTADHPAP
- a CDS encoding DUF4232 domain-containing protein encodes the protein MFRSSSPSSRLPARLPARVTAVTLTAVLAGLGAAGTASSSPKAAAPASGSLRTCALGDLYLSMGRKEGAAGSLYWTIRFTNTSTTSCTLRGYPGVSALDTAHRQIGPAAHRTGEHASTVRLAPAHSASAVIRTTNGPLGGPCLRTGSYLRVYPPGSYHADLVPARWTICSHLFDVSPIKT